A single genomic interval of Malania oleifera isolate guangnan ecotype guangnan chromosome 11, ASM2987363v1, whole genome shotgun sequence harbors:
- the LOC131167597 gene encoding classical arabinogalactan protein 4-like — MIDVESFGESAAAAPTKEIPLSDSTTMGEAQSPRITVSGDDTTYPSPSCSMPQVAELFSSLAASGAATSFVPPPSVPPRAPTPLVATVLRPPVLAPTPTQAPTVHVSPPAPASPESPVVSGSFSEEEATSSP; from the exons ATGATCGATGTTGAGTCATTTGGTGAGAGTGCGGCAGCAGCCCCTACTAAGGAGATACCACTATCAGATTCAACTACCATGGGCGAGGCTCAATCCCCCCGCAT CACCGTTTCAGGTGATGACACCACCTACCCCAGTCCTTCATGTTCTATGCCACAAGTGGCGGAGTTGTTTAGTTCTCTGGCTGCCAGTGGAGCTGCCACTTCATTTGTCCCACCGCCATCGGTTCCCCCGCGTGCACCTACTCCCCTAGTGGCTACTGTCTTGCGCCCACCAGTTCTTGCACCCACGCCGACACAGGCCCCGACTGTTCATGTGTCACCTCCCGCTCCAGCTTCACCCGAGTCACCAGTGGTGTCTGGTAGTTTTTCTGAGGAGGAGGCTACTTCAAGCCCATGA